GACCTTCTAAAGGTTAGTTGGAAATATTATACCCAAAATGATTAACCCAATAAAGAAATTGTTAAATTTAACCGCTGGCTTTGAAAACAGGCTCCACTGAGTACATGGCTTTCAAAGATCACTTGACGTCATCCGAATTTCTATCGATGGACGTAGAAGGACTGATATCCTGGCGTGCCTGGACTGGCATTAACAGTAGTAGAAACCACGCTAAATGTCAAATACTACTCTGGTTAACAAAGTTACTAAGGGCCTATCCAAACAGTCGCTCACATTTTGAACAGTCTTCCCCTAACTGACTAATTACAACAAACACTAAACTGTGAAGTAAAAAATATTTTAAGGTTTTCTTGCCAAATGTAGCACTGCAAATTTGACGGATGCTTCATGGTGGTAGGGTCACAACGTGATTTATCAGCATCCACAGTGCAGAGATCAAGCATTATGGCCTATAATAGTGTATGTGTAGTCCTTTTCGAGCTTAAGTTCTATCACAAAAAGTCATGACCCACCTTCCAGCCTACAATACTACCTACCCAAAACAGCAAGGACATTAATGCCAAAGTCAAGATAATCTTATGCATCTCTACACTTCGTGCTGAGGTTTCAGGTATATGGTTGACGCTATTCGGAAGCAAGGCTTTGCTGgacaaaaaaaagagaggaaatttTGGCACAGCTGAATCGAGGTTGTTTTTAGTTCAAAAGTCACAAACATGGCACTGTTTGTAATACTTTTTCATAAATGACTTGCATACTTCTGGAATTCATGGCCTCTGTTGCGTGTGATTTTTCTTCAGTCTAGTGACTACGCACTTTAAAAGCACAGTGGCATGGACATGATACTAATACTGAGATAACACAAAGGCGACGAAATAACACAAATACTGAGACAGGTGGACATTGAAAACACAATAGGAAACACGCTCCATCCACGCCACTTACTAGGCACTGGTGACATGAAACGACTTCTATCCTTGGATCATGGACCATTAAGAAAATTTAGGGCATCCAGATGCATGCTGCATCATGGGTTCAAGCAAGACGCACGCCAATGGGTGCACTGTGCGCAATCACAGAGTCAACCAAGTACAATGAAAATGTCCTCCAACTATCCATAGAGGTGCCTACCTAAGATGCACACAACACGACTGTTTGATCTAAGGTCCACTGTACACTGCCTGAAATTTATAAGTCAACAAAGTAAGCCGCATAATGGAGTTGTTGGGATCTCGAGAAGATGGTTGTGGTTGAACTCATCTCTCAAAACAGATTATGAAATGATGTTATCAGACACAGTTGTGTACAACTGGTAAACCATTTTCACCTCCCAATAAGGAAACAACCATTTTAGTGATGTTTATGATTGAAAAATTAATTCACATTTCTAACAGTTTTGAACAAGGGAAATAAGAATGTCCAAGTAGATACTGGAAAGATTTGCTTGTTTTTTCTGTTGTTTGTCAATAACCTTGGTTCCTAATTCCTGAATGACCTGACTCAAACTAATCTAAGGGAGAGCTAGTGGCCACATAAGCTACCACTACGAATGGCCTTCAGACTCAATTGGTGATGGGGGGAGTCTATGGTGATTAAACCATGGATCATAGTAGTAAACTTGTCAGGAGTGAACTGCACAAATAATCCACGGGCAAGGTAGAGGCTACATAAGCTGTTGCACTATTGAAGAACTCCACCAAAACCCTCCATAATAGTATCCCAAACGATATTACAGTTATCCCCATATGATGAAAATGCGGAGTATAAGGTTGTTTGGACCAAGGATAAGTCCGGTAATGTTACAGCTAGAAACATCCTCTTATTATCAagtgaaaccaatattattggctCAAACTGGGTGAAGGTATGGAGACTTCCTAGCCTACAGAAAATTTGAAATTTCATTTGGCTCCCATGTCACAATAGGATCCAAATCTCTATGTAGAAAACACCTAGTCTCATCCCTGGTTGCACTTACAGAAATTGTTTCTCATCTGTTTTTTTTAACTGTTCTGTTTCTAATCATAGTTGCAAATCTGTAACAGATAAGTGGGGAATCAAGGTTCCTTAAAAGTTAAATCATCCAACCCTACTTGGATTgtaaaggttagccatatgattacctAATTCTGTTTTCCAACAGCAGAAATTTGCTAGTCATAATGTCGCCGCTGGAGCTTCGACTGAAGGTCGGAAATGCTATCATATATAGTAGCAGCAGGCAGTCAAAGACGAAGTCCCACTCCTCCCAGTCAGGGATATGTGAAACTAAGAGAAATGCCCCATTGACCGGCAAACAATAATGTCATATGTCATCGGGTGGACAACATATTTTATCAGTATGCCAGCATTTTGGGTGGACATATTATATGATGACGTTAATCTACAAACACACTTGATATGATGGCTGAATGGATcccagaagaaagaaaaaaaaaactgaggaATAAGGGGTTTGAAGACACCATTTCGGGATAGGTTTCTTAGCCATGTTATATAAGACATCCTCAACTTCACCAAAGATGGCTTAGAAAGAAGATCTGACAAGATAACATAATTCTTGAATGCATTGAAAGAAGTGGTAAATACACTTATACGCCAGCTGAAAGAGTCCTAGACTTATACCATGGAAAAATGGGAACATGTGTAGATCCTATTTTTCAAGAGTTGCTCTACTAACCGGAGTTgaagacatttcatcaagaaccTTGAAGGCCCAGTACATTACACATGAAAATGTAAAGCATACTTGTTTTTAAGGAGTAACTGAATCTAATCTCTTTAGTATTTACTATTGTTGTTCTACGCGTGGTTCTACCCTAAACTCCATCTCATTAAGGCAGTGGTAGTATGTGAATACTTAGGTCTTGGGGATAAAATTAATTGATCAAGATGTATATATCAAAATGCAAAAATGATATTAGACTAACCGTCATTAGATGAGCTAACTTCAGTCGGAAGCTTAGAAACCAGGCAAGCAGCAGCAGTCGCGCTGTGAATTGGGTGCAAAGTATTCAACAACAATGCCTCTCTTCTCAACCTTCAATCagatcaacacaaaaagaaaatcaaatttcaattcaGAAATCAAAATCCTATATACATTTACAAACAGAATATGAACTTAATTTGATGAAATCAAactatttatacaaaaaaaaaaaaacctgtgAGGAGTAGAGATTCGAGTTTGTGTGAAGAAGAAATTCgctgattttgaagaagaagatgctgAAGCTGGAAATGAAAATGATTGAGAGATATTATTTAAATTTTTGGTTGATTTACAGAAATTACGGACGAATACGGATGTTCGAGATAGTGAAAATGCTGCCATTTTTGTCTGTTCAAAGCTTCAACCCTAAACCTCTGTGAGGAAAAtgtcccttttctttctttttttctatttACATCCTACAAATTTACTTGTTAACCCCTCTGACCCTTATCCAATATTCGGGTAATCATTTGGTTCTTTTATGACCCATATCCAATTTTGGTACCGGCAGGCCGGCACCTTAAAAAACAAAATGTACACACATTGAAGATACGCAAGAGCATCTTTATATAAGTCTGAAATCTGAATAGACATTACAATCTCCTACCAACTCAAATGAATATAGACATTACAATCTCCTGCCATTGAAGAAACTTGTTCTGCCAAACtggaaacaaaatcaaacacaaataagaaaaagaatacaAGTCTGATATAAATAAACTCCGAAGGCCACTACTTAGAACAACAAAATGATGAACATCTTTTAACCGTCGCTTCGAGCCACTGATCAGAAAGCAGATCAACATGTCTTAAATACGTCAATCTACATTTCGGACTCATGTAGCTTACGGGTTGCATAAGATGTTCCTGCATTGTTATACGAACCCCAGATATCTGGATGGAATCTTGCTTCATCTTTGTCCGGAATCAACTCTTCAATGTTCACAGCCACTAGAGATATTCCTCCATAGAAACGGCTCGCTTGAACATTTGTTGTATAATCGCCCTCAAATTTCAGTGCACCTGGTGCTTTGATGATTTTCAAAAAAGTATTCCTCGGAATATTTTGAATATCAAGATCCTCAAAAGGAACCCAATTATTAGGAATACTACTATCACCACTCCTCCATGGTTTTTCATCAGCTGATCCACTACCAACACCACGACACTCTTTAAGTTTTGAAGTCAGATCGGAAACTTGTTCTGCCAAACTGGAAACTTGTTCCGTCAACTTGGAAACTTTTCTATTAAGAGCTTCTTTCTCAGCCAATAGTACTGCTTCAGGAGTATGAATACCAGGCAGCCTATAAAATGGCGAACTTAGTGGTTCACGTGCCCAGGTGAAGTGGTGGTAATTACTGACCATCTGGTACACCACCCAGCCTTGACAATTTATAAGCTTAAAAGTCACTCCATCAAACTTGATGGAAGATAAGAAAACATTAAAATCACTTTCTTTGTTATTTGCCAAACAGAGATGTTTCGAGTAATCTAAGAATCCGTAATCGATTATACCTGATAGCGCAATGGGGGTACCAATTGGCTCCTTCATCCTGTATAGTTTTAACCCCGGCGTTTCACGGCATATATACAACTGAGGATCTTTATACCATGCCATAGTTACTCACTGAACGTGAATGACCAAAGGCTGAGGAACTGCAGATAAAAGAGCACTGTGAGAATCTGAATATTTCGTATTAAGTTGTTCTCAGTTACTACTTTGAAGGACAGATGGAGAGTCCTTTTTTGATCAGATGTGAGGGAGAGTCTGAACAAGAAGTTCTTGTGAAGTTATCTAAAGAGAGAAAACAAGAAGTTCTTGTGAAGTTATCTAAATTGCGGTCCTTAACAAGATAAAACACAATGATATATATAGAGAAAAGTGTAAACATACCTGCCAATGGCTATACCATAATCGACTAGTGGAATTACTATTGTTCTTAATCTGGCCACCTACCTAACGTGTGATGATATATTCTTCCGAAAAATTCATCTAGGACCTCCATAAACCGTTGAATGAGAGTTGGCCAGTCAAAGGCTTCACCATGATTCAACACAATATGAATAAACTATAATAATTGACTTCGTATAGTTAGACTATATTTAGATTGTTGAGCTGTATATTCATTTGTACATATAGATAGGTTCAATAATTTGGTGATGACAAAGCTTTCTAACGATAACAGTTGTTCTTGTCCAGGGACAGAACCAGGATTGAAAATTCTAGGGTGTTGCATAAAATCCATAACAATTGTTAATCTCTACTAACATGTTTAAGCAAATGGAACATTGCAGCATATGACCAGAAAAGTTTTAAATTGAATATGGAAGTACCATGGGCGGCCGGCCTGATTCACATTGGCCTCAGTTGAAGGAGGATAGGAGCACCATTACATAATTGCATATAGATCCAAAGAAGCAATACAAAGTCAATTAAAGCATAACTAATAGTCTAATAGAAATTAGTTTTAAGACAAGACTTTTTTGTCTGAGCGTTTACTTTGAAGTTGTCCACACCTACCTTGGAAATTAGATGGCAAGAGACTTTGGAATGTGTATGCACATATATACCGATGATGTATGGTTCTACCTATTCGCATCTAGTGTAAACAAATCTTCTTCCATTTACTTGGTCCGTTTATACTTTTTGTAATGAAAAAGAGTTTTTAATTTAGTTGGTGATGCGAAAATGGAAATGGGCTTAGAGATCAACAAAATAAACTAACGTAGTTTCGAGTAACAGACAAGCTATACGACAAGAACATCTCTTCCAAAATAGTCAATGCACTAGTTGTCTCTAGATGAGGAATCATTCTGTTGGTATATTACAAAGTGGTTAATAATGGTGTTATAATAACTGATAAACTCCTAGACATCCTTGCAAGCTCTATAAGGATGCAAATGCAAAGCATACTTGTGTTTTCATGGAGTATCCAGATCTGTCTCTCTAGTATGTATCGTTGTTCTAtcctaaactccatttcaatagGGTGGTTGTAGTATGAGAATCCTATGGTCTTCCGGAtcaaattgattgataaatatgTCCTGTATATAAACATGCATTTCTTCTTATTTGCAAACAGAAAGAAATATGAATACAATAATAATTACTAACCGTCATTAGATGTGctaacttcagcagaaatcacaGACACAGGACAAGCAGAATCAGCGTCACTGTGAATTGGGCGCAATGTATTCAACAACAATGCCTCTCTTCTCAACCTTCAAAATCAATTCAACGCAAAAATAACACATTTTTATTCAGAAATCAATGCCCCAGACACAAATTTAAACAAAGTATcaacttttgtcaataaaatcaaGAAAAGGGTTTAAAGAAATACCTTCAAAGAGTAGAGATTCAAGCTTGTAGAAACAAGAAATTTGAATAAGATGATGAAGTTGAAATTGGAGGTGCAAGTGAAAAGGAATGAGAAATACTGTTTATGCTTCTTTTTGGTTGATTTATAAATTAACAAGGATGCTCGAGAAATTGGAGCTGCTGCCATTTTTGTGTTCTTTTCCCCTCTACAGATTAAAGCTTCACCCTAAACCCCTTCTCACCGAAAGGAAAATGTTTGATTTCCCCAATTTTACTTGTATTTCTTTTCTATTTACACACGGAAATTTACTTGTTCACCCTCGTGGAGTCGTGGTCGTGGTACCTGGGGGTGAGCATGGACtggtatggaccggtttttacCTGATCCGCATCTAATCCAATTCACTACAGATTTCAAATTTggtatccgcatccaatccaacatccaatggatgcacggatgcatggattgggtgcggataatccaatggatttgtgtaagttaaattaaaataaaaaataaatcatatATAGAAATGATTTCTTATATAACCTACATATTTTATACATGTATGTAAATATAGAAGTGCCAGGGACAACACTCCAAGTaaataccctaaaaactccaAAACTATCTATATATTTTCTAAAAATTATATAAATGCACTTGATCTAACGGATATGGATATTCAACGGATTTTTAAGGTTGCATCCTGGCCCAATCCGTTATCCGTTGCatttcaaaaatctcatccgcgtccaacccattagcgaatagtccggacatccatccgcaaatatacggttggtcccggttaaatccacggattacggttaaaatgctcacccctagtgGTAACAAATCTTTTCTTTTATAGAAAAACTTAAGCAGAGCCTAAAAGCCTAAAGGATTAACAAGGTAGTAGCAGGGCATGTGTCAAGCTTGCTTTCATAGTTCTTACACATAATAGCAATATTGAGAAATTGCAAGTTTTGAGTTTTATGTATAATAGTAAAACTAGTTAAGACAAAAGAAACTGGTTTGATTCTTAAGATATTGTCTTCATTGGTGCTTTGCATGTCTTCATAATGACCGATGTTGAATCTTTCCTTGATAGCCTGGGTGTAAAAATATTGAAATCTTAAGAGAGTTTCCTTGGATTCAGCTTGTACTTCAATATTCATGTGCTGCTGCTCCCTTGCCCAATTGAAAGCTAGGTCTGCACCTCCTGTTACTCCCATTCTCCCAGATGGCCTGAGTGTCCTCTGCTATCAATGATGTTTCCTGCAACATCCCAGATAGTTAGTGCAAAAAAAGAATTGGTTTTTAGAGTAGTGCAGATTTTGATGATAAAACCAAACTCATGTGGAGTATGTTAATTCAGATGATAAGGTACTGTAATGTCTGCCTGAGTGTCAGGTTCTTCACCATTTAGAGAGAAAGTATTTAGAGCATGAGTTGGTAAGTTGTGAACTCTGTTATAATCATATAAGTGTTGCTTAATGGAGAGAGATGTTTGTTTTGCATTAGGCTTTATGTGATTGAAAACTAgatcacatctagctttccaaaTATACCAACAAATGGTGGCATAAGGATTGTAGTTTTCAGTAGAACTTCCGAGTATGAACCAAGAGTTGAACCAATCCATAAAGTTTGTGGTGTTGTCAAACTTTCCATGAGCTGCCCAAGAACTTCATGCCAAAAACCAGTTGCTGCAGGACAGTTTAAGAACATATGTGTCATGTCTTCCTCCCCGCTTTTGCAAATTTGACATATAGGATCAATGTAGTGCAGAATACTTGCAGTCTTTGCATTGGTAGGAAGGATTTTATGGGTTCCAGATAAAAATCTTTATAACTGGAGAAACATTCATTTTCCATATATCCTCCCAATTTCTAGTAACGATATCATTTCTGTATAAGTTATCTATCTTTGCCCCATATATGGCTTTGATAGAGAATTTTCCAGTTTCATTTAAGTTCCATTGGATTGTGTCATCTGTCCCTGGCTGAGTATTGAGAGCCAGGATGATTTGACCAGTGTTTATATTGAAAATATGTTCAACAAGGTGAGTATTCCAGACTCCATAGGATGTCATGAGGTGTGCCAGCATCTTAATGTCATGTGGACAATGAGAGGGTTTTATGAGTTTAACTGTAGAATTTGGGATCCAAATGTCATCCCAAATTCTGATTCTGTTTCCATTGCCTATTTTCCAATAACAATGGTGCTGAATGTTCTGGATGCCTTCAAGGAtacctttccagatccaagagtCTCAATCTTTTAGCTTTTGTGTCCATGTTTAGAACATTTCTCCCTAGCAAGTACTTAGCATGCATTAGTTGATACCATAATGAGTCTTTATCTTGTTCCAGTTttcatttaatttttgtaatcatAGAGCTGTTGAAGAGTTCCATGTTCATGAAGCCTAATCCACCTAGCGCCTTAGGTTTGCAGATAGTTGTCCAAGCCTTTGGGTAATAGCCCTTGGGGTTTTTCAGATTTTTCCCCAAAAGGAAATCTCTCTGAAGCTTGTTCCAATCTTGACAAGTTTGTTTAGGAATTCTAAAGCAGTTCATTTGGTAGACACTAGCTGTTGAAGTAACAATTTTAATGATAATTTCCCTACCAGCAGGATTTAGAGGAACATTTTTCCAACATGAAATATCAACTTCATCTTGTCAACTCCTGGTTTAAAAGATTTGATTTTTCTTCTGTGAGTGAAGAGAGGAGATCCTAGGTACTTATCATCCAGTTGCAGAACTTGAACTCCCATTATGTTGCTGATAACAGGGTTGAGAGAATGATCAGTGTTCCTGCTGAAAAACACTATAGATTTATTGAAGTTGATGAGTTGGCCAGATGTGTCACCAAAAATGTTGAGAATGTCCATAAGATTTTGAGCTTCAACTTTGTTAGCTTTGCAGAAAACCATACATTTATCAGCAAAAAGAAGATGATTTTTAGAGGTACCTCCCCTGAAATGATACCTAGATCTTCATCATGCATGAGAGTTCTGGAAAGATCTTCCATGCagtaaagaaaaagataaggagaTAGAGGGTTCCCCTGTCTAAGGCCTCTAGAAGGGGTAAATAAGGAGTCAGGAGATCCATTGATAAGGACACCAGAGGTGGTGATAGAGATTCATTGCATGATTTTTCAACACCATTGCTCATTGAAAACCATCTTGGTCATAATAGTTTTGAGAAAGTTCCAGTCAACTCTATCAAAGGCCTTAGCCATGTCAATCTTTACCCCCATGCTTCCATTGTCACCTTTGACACCTCTTTTGGTTTTCATTGAATGAATTATCTCATGGGCAATAACAATGTTGTCAGAGATTTTCCTACCAGGAATGAAGGAAAATTGGCATGGAGATATAATTTTGCGTAGGTAAGGTTTcattatttgatctagaagtttgGATGTGATTTTGTAGGTGGTATTGCAGAGGCTTATAGGACTGAAGTGGCTTGGGGAAGTTGGGTTGTCAATATTGGGAATAAGGGAGATGAAGGTAGCATTCATCTCTTTTAGAATATGGACAGATATGAATAAATGTTGCACCATCTTGACAATGTCACCTCATATTAGTTCCCAGTTAGCTTAGAAGAAGATTGGTGGGAAGCCATTAGGACCTGGAGCTTTATCCTCTTCCATACTAAAAATAATGGATTTGACTTCATTGTAATTTGGTATTCTATACAGCATATTGTTGTCAATGGTGTTGATTGATAATTTCAGGGTTGATGAGGGTAGTTTCAGCAGTAGCCATCTTAACGAAATGCTTGGTAAAATAGTTATTCAAATCATGATAATCTGAGATCCAGTTTCCATCATTGTCTTGGATGGTATCAATCTTATTTCTCCTGGTTCTGCACTTTGTAGCTCTATGAAAATAGTTAGTATTCTGGTCACCTAGTTTTATGAATTGGACCCTATTTTTTGTCTTCCAAAATTTTTCTTCAATAAGTTGCCAATCCTTGAGATTTTGCTTAGCTAAGCTGACAGCCTcatttctatcatttctgaagtAGTTGTTATGTAACCATAGGAGATGTTGTTTACATTCATCAATGTTGGTTTTGATATTTCCATAAACTTCTTTGTTCCAGACTCTGAGATGAAGTTTAATATCTTTAAGCTTCCTAGAAATAAGAAAAGCACTGGATCCATAGAGATTTCTTCTCCAACACCCAACAATGATATTCCTGCAATCCTTATGGTCCAGCCAtggaccaaagaatttgaaggGGATTTTACCAGTTTGCCAAGTTGGATTAGAATTGAGAAGGATAGGGTGGTGGTCTGAACCAGTAGCTAGCATATTAGATATGGTAGTATTAGGATATAGGAGGATCCAGATATTAGTAGTTATCCTTCTATCCAATTTTTGTTCAGTGAGAGCAGCAAGACCACTTCTTTTGTTGGACCAAGTGAATGGGAAACCAGTGGTGCCCAGATCAACTAAATCCAATTCAATGATTTTATGTCCAAATATCCAAAGGTTGAGTACTGAATTTTTCAGTATCATGGAGGATGATAAAAGGAATGGAAGACTGGTTCGACATGATGATTTACCTTACAAACAGATCCCACAGAAACGATTCATGTTAAAGTAGAAAAGAGAGAAGGaatgaaataaagaagatgaagaggaatttCTCTCTCCCCAGAATTATTTATAAAGACAGATGAACCGGCTACAATTGTAACCAGTCGTCATAAATCTAGATGTGTCAACCAAGAAAGGAGGAGTCACTGCACGTGAAATTAATCACACGAAAAAACCGGAAAAATGTCGAATAAAAGTAAAGACAACAATGAAATGGCGAATGAAAGATTCTCGCATTATTCCTCCTACAGAATAACAACGCGATAAGAGGAAAATGTAGGGACGAAATATCGCACAGAACTAAATTACAACCTCCCTCTAATTGATACCATCATCAACACGAAGAAGAAAAACACTGGGGGAATAGTAATCACGCGATAAGGAGAAAGACGCACGAAGAATAGCCATGCGATAAATATGGCACGACGTCTACCATGAAGATTACGAACAGCCACGCGAAAGACAGTGACATTTACCAAAAGCCTGGCGAATAAGACAGATTCAAGAGAGATCAGCTAGCAGAGATTTTGCACGTGAACTTAGTTGTTTCTACCTTGATATTTGCCTATATAAGGATTTGAATAGTGAAGAAAGAGAGTTCAGTCAAGTAACAGAGATAGAAACCAcgtaaagaagagaaaagaaagtgATTAGGATTTGAGTTTTACTTATCATTTCCATTGTTGTAAGATTGAATCTTTGTGATCATTGTAAGAATACCATATTCTCAATATAGAAGCATGTTTGAAGATCATATTTAGTGTCAAGTGGTACATAATATCATGAATGTTTGAGTTTATCTCCATGACTTAGACTCTGTATTCTTATTACttcattgggtgtagttgtgagaTTTTCCACAACTACAGAAACAAAATAGTAATAGTATACAAGAATATGGATATTTTCTTAATATTCTGTGATCAGTTAAGTGAATGAATAATTCCAAAGAAAAGAGGATGAAAAATATTTGATGCCCTTAACAAAGTTCAAGTTATCCAGGGTGCTTAATTAGGTGTAGCGTAGAGTACACATCACATTACGTACCAATCTTAACTGCTATTCGCTGGTGCATGATTTTACTATAACAAGACTTTTTTGTCTGGGCGTTTACTTTGAAGTAGCCCATACCCACTACCTAGCTTGGCAAATGGCAATTAGACGACAACTTATGCAAGAGGTGAAAAAAAACACGTAATTATTGAAGGCGGTAACAACTTATACTGTTATACATGTCTGAATCATCCCGAATGAAATTGAAACAAATAATCAAACACAAACCCAGTCGAAAAGATAAAATACAAGTCGATACAAGTAAGCATGGAAGGCCATAATTACTCAGAGAACAAATAATGAACCTGTGAATTCTTTTAACCGGTGGCTTTgactaggcctgtcaatggaagaatatccgtcggatatttagcaatccgatatccg
This portion of the Papaver somniferum cultivar HN1 chromosome 11, ASM357369v1, whole genome shotgun sequence genome encodes:
- the LOC113323908 gene encoding uncharacterized protein LOC113323908 — its product is MAAFSLSRTSVFVRNFCKSTKNLNNISQSFSFPASASSSSKSANFFFTQTRISTPHRLRREALLLNTLHPIHSATAAACLVSKLPTEVSSSNDGRFANYVSPI
- the LOC113321582 gene encoding uncharacterized protein LOC113321582 produces the protein MAWYKDPQLYICRETPGLKLYRMKEPIGTPIALSGIIDYGFLDYSKHLCLANNKESDFNVFLSSIKFDGVTFKLINCQGWVVYQMVSNYHHFTWAREPLSSPFYRLPGIHTPEAVLLAEKEALNRKVSKLTEQVSSLAEQVSDLTSKLKECRGVGSGSADEKPWRSGDSSIPNNWVPFEDLDIQNIPRNTFLKIIKAPGALKFEGDYTTNVQASRFYGGISLVAVNIEELIPDKDEARFHPDIWGSYNNAGTSYATRKLHESEM